From a single Nocardioides panacis genomic region:
- a CDS encoding PP2C family protein-serine/threonine phosphatase gives MIPPSPPSLPGLDVSAAYRPAGDGEEVGGDFYDIFQIASGDWVVAIGDVCGKGVEAAVVTALVRYSLRALSVQQEQPSEVLHALNDILVGQGTDRFCTVVLVRLRLDEEGWLATFASGGHPLPLHVSAAGVVRTVGETGSLIGVLAAITAQDSEVRLVPGDVLVMYTDGVTEGRHGAEFYGDERLEDAVRTHRGTSRPAERILGDVLDFQAGTARDDIAVVAVRVPPLPSVPPQSSPPARTNGVSP, from the coding sequence TTGATCCCACCGTCCCCGCCCAGCCTGCCCGGCCTGGACGTGTCCGCCGCCTACCGCCCCGCGGGGGACGGCGAGGAGGTCGGCGGCGACTTCTACGACATCTTCCAGATCGCGTCCGGCGACTGGGTCGTCGCGATCGGCGACGTGTGCGGCAAGGGCGTGGAGGCCGCGGTCGTCACGGCGCTGGTGCGCTACTCCCTGCGGGCGCTGTCCGTGCAGCAGGAGCAGCCGAGCGAGGTGCTGCACGCCCTCAACGACATCCTGGTCGGCCAGGGCACCGACCGGTTCTGCACGGTGGTGCTGGTCCGGCTGCGGCTCGACGAGGAGGGCTGGCTCGCCACCTTCGCGTCGGGCGGCCACCCGCTCCCGCTGCACGTCTCCGCCGCCGGCGTGGTCCGCACCGTCGGGGAGACCGGCTCCCTCATCGGCGTGCTCGCGGCCATCACCGCGCAGGACAGCGAGGTGCGGCTGGTCCCCGGCGACGTGCTCGTGATGTACACCGACGGGGTGACCGAGGGCCGGCACGGCGCCGAGTTCTACGGCGACGAGCGGCTCGAGGACGCCGTCCGCACGCACCGCGGGACCTCCCGGCCCGCCGAGCGGATCCTCGGCGACGTCCTGGACTTCCAGGCCGGCACCGCCCGCGACGACATCGCCGTGGTCGCGGTCCGGGTGCCCCCGCTACCGTCCGTCCCACCGCAGTCGTCCCCGCCCGCCCGCACGAACGGAGTGTCCCCGTGA
- the eda gene encoding bifunctional 4-hydroxy-2-oxoglutarate aldolase/2-dehydro-3-deoxy-phosphogluconate aldolase, with product MTDSLLDRVPVIPVVVLHDLDHAVPVARALVEGGVPVIELTLRTPVALDAIEAIATHVPEILVGAGTIVAPAQAKDALSAGAQFLVSPGTTETLAAAMQDTGLPHLPGAATVSEVLRLLELGYSEMKFFPAEASGGADFLKSIGSPLPHARFCPTGGITASSAASYLSLPNVGCVGGSWLTPADALLDHDWDRIVRIATEATYLPS from the coding sequence ATGACTGACTCACTCCTCGACCGCGTCCCGGTCATCCCGGTCGTCGTCCTGCACGACCTCGACCACGCCGTCCCCGTCGCCCGCGCGCTGGTCGAGGGCGGCGTCCCGGTGATCGAGCTGACCCTGCGGACCCCGGTCGCGCTCGACGCCATCGAGGCGATCGCCACCCACGTGCCGGAGATCCTGGTCGGCGCCGGCACCATCGTCGCGCCGGCCCAGGCCAAGGACGCGCTGTCCGCCGGCGCGCAGTTCCTGGTCTCCCCCGGTACGACGGAGACGCTGGCCGCCGCGATGCAGGACACCGGCCTGCCGCACCTGCCCGGGGCGGCGACCGTCTCGGAGGTGCTGCGGCTGCTCGAGCTCGGCTACTCGGAGATGAAGTTCTTCCCGGCCGAGGCCTCCGGCGGCGCGGACTTCCTGAAGTCGATCGGCTCGCCGCTCCCCCACGCGCGGTTCTGCCCGACGGGCGGGATCACGGCGTCGAGCGCGGCGTCGTACCTCTCGCTGCCCAACGTGGGCTGCGTCGGCGGCTCCTGGCTGACCCCGGCCGACGCCCTGCTCGACCACGACTGGGACCGCATCGTGCGCATCGCCACCGAGGCCACCTACCTCCCGAGCTAG
- the zwf gene encoding glucose-6-phosphate dehydrogenase → MPPTSGPAPTPVSPCDFVVFGGTGDLAVRKLLPALYLRDRDGQLPPETRIVAVSRAGLDEAGYRDKIRGELPRFVRAAELDPEHNGATVERFIERLTHVSLDIDDESSWPALVEQLPVSDRVRVFYLAIGPALFGRVSQRLAEHGLVTPTSRLVLEKPLGHDLASAREVNDAVGAVFEEQQIFRIDHYLGKESVQNLLVTRFANTFLEPLWNANTIDHVQITASESLGVGSRGGYYDGSGALRDMVQNHLLQLLCLVAMEPPTYVDRETVRDEKLKVLQALRPLEDGDVDRSVVAGQYAPGLVDGLAAASYRADAERPDSTTETFVAIKAEVQNWRWAGVPFYLRTGKRMDRRCSEIVIQFKAVPHAMFPGSEGAQEPNRLVIQLQPDEGMKLHMTAKEPGPGGIRLRQVSLDLSYAKTFQRRSPEAYERLLMDVVRGNPTLFMRRDEVEAAWAWVEPILERWSRPDHSPRPYPAGTSGPSAATTLIERDGRSWHESTTTA, encoded by the coding sequence ATGCCCCCCACTTCCGGCCCCGCCCCCACTCCCGTCTCCCCCTGCGACTTCGTCGTGTTCGGCGGCACCGGCGACCTGGCCGTCCGCAAGCTCCTCCCCGCCCTGTACCTCCGCGACCGCGACGGCCAGCTGCCGCCGGAGACCCGCATCGTCGCGGTCTCCCGCGCCGGCCTCGACGAGGCCGGCTACCGCGACAAGATCCGCGGCGAGCTGCCGCGCTTCGTGCGCGCCGCCGAGCTCGACCCCGAGCACAACGGCGCCACCGTCGAGCGGTTCATCGAACGGCTCACCCACGTCAGCCTGGACATCGACGACGAGTCGAGCTGGCCGGCCCTGGTCGAGCAGCTGCCGGTCAGCGACCGGGTCCGGGTGTTCTACCTGGCCATCGGCCCGGCGCTGTTCGGCCGGGTCAGCCAGCGGCTCGCCGAGCACGGCCTGGTCACCCCCACCTCGCGCCTGGTGCTCGAGAAGCCGCTCGGCCACGACCTGGCCTCCGCCCGCGAGGTCAACGACGCGGTCGGCGCCGTGTTCGAGGAGCAGCAGATCTTCCGGATCGACCACTACCTCGGCAAGGAGAGCGTCCAGAACCTCCTGGTCACCCGCTTCGCCAACACGTTCCTCGAGCCGCTGTGGAACGCGAACACCATCGACCACGTGCAGATCACCGCCTCGGAGTCGCTCGGCGTCGGCAGCCGCGGCGGCTACTACGACGGCTCCGGCGCGCTGCGCGACATGGTGCAGAACCACCTGCTCCAGCTGCTCTGCCTGGTCGCCATGGAGCCCCCGACGTACGTCGACCGGGAGACCGTCCGCGACGAGAAGCTCAAGGTCCTCCAGGCGCTCAGGCCCCTCGAGGACGGCGACGTGGACCGCTCGGTCGTCGCCGGGCAGTACGCCCCCGGGCTCGTCGACGGGCTGGCCGCGGCGTCCTACCGCGCGGACGCCGAGCGTCCCGACTCCACCACCGAGACCTTCGTCGCGATCAAGGCCGAGGTGCAGAACTGGCGCTGGGCCGGGGTGCCGTTCTACCTGCGCACCGGCAAGCGGATGGACCGGCGCTGCTCGGAGATCGTGATCCAGTTCAAGGCGGTCCCGCACGCGATGTTCCCGGGCAGCGAAGGCGCCCAGGAGCCCAACCGGCTGGTGATCCAGCTGCAGCCCGACGAGGGCATGAAGCTGCACATGACCGCGAAGGAGCCGGGCCCCGGCGGCATCCGGCTGCGTCAGGTCTCGCTCGACCTGAGCTACGCCAAGACGTTCCAGCGGCGCTCCCCCGAGGCCTACGAACGCCTGCTGATGGACGTCGTCCGCGGCAACCCGACCCTGTTCATGCGCCGCGACGAGGTCGAGGCCGCCTGGGCGTGGGTCGAGCCGATCCTCGAGCGCTGGTCCCGTCCCGACCACTCGCCGCGGCCCTACCCGGCCGGCACCAGCGGCCCGAGCGCCGCGACCACGCTGATCGAGCGCGACGGCCGCTCCTGGCACGAGAGCACCACCACCGCATGA
- the pgm gene encoding phosphoglucomutase (alpha-D-glucose-1,6-bisphosphate-dependent) yields the protein MNSSRAGTVAQPSDLVDVAHLVTAYYTGQPDPSDPDQRVAFGTSGHRGSSLNTAFNEAHILATTQAICDYRSRQGYDGPLFIGRDTHGLSEPAWASALEVLAANDVTVLVDDRDGYTPTPAVSHAILRANRGRTSGLADGIVVTPSHNPPYDGGFKYNPPNGGPADTDATKWVADAANAYIEKDLAGVRRIPFARARAAAAPYDFLGTYVDDLPNVVDLARVKQAGIRIGADPLGGASVAYWGEIADRHGLDLTVVNPLVDPTWRFMTLDWDGKIRMDCSSPSAMASLIARKDEYAIATGNDADSDRHGIVTPDGGLMNPNHYLAVAIKYLYGGARPDWPGDAAIGKTLVSSSMIDRVAGLVGRTLTEVPVGFKWFVPGLLDGSIAFGGEESAGASFLRFDGSVWTTDKDGIILALLASEILATTGKSPSEHYADLTAEFGDPAYARVDAPANRAEKAKLAALSPDDVSASSLAGEEITAKLTEAPGNGAKVGGLKVTTENAWFAARPSGTEDVYKIYAESFRGPDHLRQVQEEAREVVSAALGG from the coding sequence GTGAACAGCTCTCGCGCCGGAACCGTCGCCCAGCCGTCCGACCTCGTCGACGTCGCGCACCTCGTGACCGCCTACTACACCGGGCAGCCGGACCCCTCCGACCCCGACCAACGGGTCGCGTTCGGCACCTCCGGGCACCGCGGCAGCAGCCTGAACACCGCGTTCAACGAGGCGCACATCCTCGCCACCACCCAGGCGATCTGCGACTACCGCAGCCGGCAGGGGTACGACGGACCGCTGTTCATCGGCCGGGACACCCACGGTCTCTCGGAGCCGGCCTGGGCCTCCGCGCTGGAGGTGCTCGCGGCCAACGACGTCACCGTGCTCGTCGACGACCGGGACGGCTACACCCCGACGCCGGCGGTCTCGCACGCGATCCTGCGCGCGAACCGCGGCAGGACGAGCGGTCTGGCCGACGGGATCGTGGTGACGCCCTCGCACAACCCGCCCTACGACGGCGGCTTCAAGTACAACCCGCCGAACGGCGGCCCCGCGGACACCGACGCGACGAAGTGGGTCGCCGACGCGGCGAACGCCTACATCGAGAAGGACCTCGCCGGGGTGCGGCGGATCCCCTTCGCGCGGGCCCGGGCGGCGGCCGCGCCGTACGACTTCCTCGGCACGTACGTCGACGACCTCCCGAACGTCGTGGACCTGGCCCGGGTCAAGCAGGCCGGCATCCGGATCGGCGCGGACCCGCTCGGCGGGGCGTCGGTGGCCTACTGGGGCGAGATCGCCGACCGGCACGGCCTCGACCTGACCGTGGTGAACCCGCTGGTCGACCCGACCTGGCGGTTCATGACCCTCGACTGGGACGGCAAGATCCGGATGGACTGCTCCTCGCCGTCGGCGATGGCGTCGCTGATCGCCCGCAAGGACGAGTACGCGATCGCGACCGGCAACGACGCCGACTCCGACCGGCACGGCATCGTCACGCCCGACGGTGGCCTGATGAACCCGAACCACTACCTCGCGGTGGCGATCAAGTACCTGTACGGCGGCGCGCGCCCCGACTGGCCCGGGGACGCGGCGATCGGCAAGACGCTGGTGTCGTCCTCGATGATCGACCGGGTGGCCGGTCTCGTCGGGCGGACCCTGACCGAGGTGCCGGTCGGCTTCAAGTGGTTCGTGCCCGGCCTGCTCGACGGGTCGATCGCGTTCGGGGGCGAGGAGTCCGCCGGGGCGTCGTTCCTGCGCTTCGACGGCTCGGTGTGGACCACCGACAAGGACGGCATCATCCTGGCGCTGCTCGCCTCGGAGATCCTCGCGACCACCGGGAAGTCGCCGTCGGAGCACTACGCCGACCTCACCGCTGAGTTCGGCGACCCGGCCTACGCACGCGTCGACGCCCCGGCGAACCGCGCGGAGAAGGCCAAGCTCGCCGCGCTGTCCCCGGACGACGTGAGCGCCTCCTCGCTCGCCGGCGAGGAGATCACCGCCAAGCTCACCGAGGCCCCCGGCAACGGCGCCAAGGTCGGCGGGCTCAAGGTGACCACCGAGAACGCCTGGTTCGCGGCGCGCCCCTCGGGCACCGAGGACGTCTACAAGATCTACGCCGAGTCCTTCCGCGGCCCCGACCACCTCCGGCAGGTCCAGGAGGAGGCCCGCGAGGTGGTCAGCGCGGCCCTGGGCGGCTGA
- a CDS encoding iron-siderophore ABC transporter substrate-binding protein, which produces MPRRPLRWPAVAAAVLALLLAACSTGTTDGATQATPAGTGSSADPDAFPVTINHVFGSTTIPEAPTRVATVSWVNADVALALGVVPVGMARDEWGGNANGSTPWKDAALERLGAPIGSDAAPAQYSEADGINYTAIARTAPDVILAAYSGLTKPEYTKLSKIAPVVAYPEIAYGTSWQDSTEMIGEALGREEAAEALVDTTERTIDDEVAAYPQLGGKTFIYGNLEPASADGVNVYTEADNRPRFLDELGMKQAPVVEQNTEDDQAFFIPWSAERADELEADVFVTWVPDEKTVAQIEKDPLLGQIPAVRRGSWVADSDNTLTLSVSASSPLSLPWALDRFLPMLGAAAEKA; this is translated from the coding sequence GTGCCCCGTCGTCCCCTGCGCTGGCCTGCCGTCGCCGCCGCCGTGCTCGCCCTGCTGCTCGCCGCCTGCTCCACCGGTACGACGGACGGGGCGACCCAGGCCACCCCCGCCGGCACTGGCTCCTCGGCCGACCCGGACGCCTTCCCGGTCACCATCAACCACGTCTTCGGGTCGACGACGATCCCGGAGGCACCGACCCGGGTGGCGACCGTCTCGTGGGTCAACGCCGACGTCGCGCTGGCCCTCGGGGTCGTCCCGGTCGGGATGGCCAGGGACGAGTGGGGCGGCAACGCGAACGGCTCGACGCCCTGGAAGGACGCGGCGCTGGAGCGGCTGGGTGCGCCGATCGGCAGTGACGCGGCGCCGGCGCAGTACTCCGAGGCGGACGGGATCAACTACACGGCGATCGCCCGGACGGCTCCCGACGTGATCCTCGCGGCGTACTCCGGGCTGACGAAGCCGGAGTACACCAAGCTCTCCAAGATCGCCCCGGTCGTCGCCTACCCGGAGATCGCCTACGGGACGTCGTGGCAGGACTCCACCGAGATGATCGGCGAGGCCCTCGGACGCGAGGAGGCGGCCGAGGCGCTGGTGGACACGACCGAGAGGACCATCGACGACGAGGTGGCTGCCTACCCCCAGCTCGGGGGCAAGACCTTCATCTACGGCAACCTCGAGCCGGCCTCCGCGGACGGGGTGAACGTCTACACCGAGGCCGACAACCGGCCCCGGTTCCTCGACGAGCTCGGCATGAAGCAGGCGCCGGTCGTGGAGCAGAACACCGAGGACGATCAGGCGTTCTTCATCCCGTGGTCCGCCGAGCGCGCCGACGAGCTCGAGGCCGACGTCTTCGTGACCTGGGTCCCGGACGAGAAGACCGTCGCGCAGATCGAGAAGGACCCGCTGCTCGGCCAGATCCCGGCGGTGAGGCGCGGTTCCTGGGTCGCCGACTCCGACAACACCCTGACGCTGTCCGTCTCGGCGTCGAGCCCGCTCAGCCTGCCGTGGGCGCTGGACCGGTTCCTGCCGATGCTCGGCGCGGCGGCCGAGAAGGCGTGA
- the mmuM gene encoding homocysteine S-methyltransferase has protein sequence MILDGGLSNALVARGHDLSDDLWTAALLRDRPEEVAAVHRAYFAAGAEVATTASYQASVPGYERAGLSRPEAEALVRRSVTLAREVRDELAGDGRRRLVAASVGPYGAVLADGSEYRGRYGIGAARLRDFHLPRLELLVSAGPDLLAVETIPDLDEAAVLVDLLDELGVPAWLSYSCAGDTTRAGQPLAEAFAVVAGSTAVVAAGVNCCAPEDVLPALQTAARVSGRPGVAYPNSGQGWDSGTHSWQGPTAYDVRLAPDWVAAGATYVGGCCEVGPADISALRDVLGQSSS, from the coding sequence GTGATCCTCGACGGCGGGCTGTCCAACGCGCTGGTCGCGCGGGGGCACGACCTCTCCGACGACCTCTGGACCGCGGCGCTGCTGCGGGACCGGCCCGAGGAGGTCGCGGCGGTGCACCGGGCGTACTTCGCGGCCGGGGCCGAGGTCGCGACCACCGCGAGCTACCAGGCCAGCGTGCCCGGCTACGAGCGGGCCGGGCTGTCCCGGCCCGAGGCCGAGGCGCTCGTCCGGCGCAGCGTCACGCTGGCCCGTGAGGTCCGCGACGAGCTCGCCGGCGACGGCCGGCGCCGGCTGGTCGCCGCGTCGGTCGGTCCGTACGGCGCGGTGCTGGCCGACGGCTCGGAGTACCGCGGGCGCTACGGGATCGGCGCGGCCCGGCTCCGCGACTTCCACCTGCCCCGCCTGGAGCTCCTGGTCTCGGCCGGCCCGGACCTGCTCGCGGTCGAGACGATCCCGGACCTCGACGAGGCGGCGGTGCTGGTCGACCTGCTCGACGAGCTCGGCGTGCCCGCCTGGCTGTCCTACTCCTGCGCCGGCGACACCACGCGGGCCGGGCAGCCGCTCGCCGAGGCGTTCGCGGTGGTCGCCGGCAGCACCGCGGTCGTCGCCGCCGGGGTGAACTGCTGCGCCCCCGAGGACGTGCTCCCGGCGCTGCAGACCGCGGCCCGGGTCAGCGGCAGGCCCGGGGTGGCCTACCCGAACTCCGGTCAGGGCTGGGACAGCGGCACCCACTCCTGGCAGGGCCCGACGGCGTACGACGTGCGTCTCGCGCCGGACTGGGTCGCAGCGGGCGCGACGTACGTCGGGGGCTGCTGCGAGGTCGGGCCGGCGGACATCTCAGCGCTGAGGGACGTGCTCGGTCAGTCATCGTCGTAG
- a CDS encoding ROK family protein, which translates to MSTAFTTGQGPATPGQVFSLIRDGRALTRSDVGRITGLSRTAVAARLGALLGSGLVVEGAEPDDRGPSTGGRPPVHLRFNRAAGVVLAGAIGRSRTQLGVCDLDGAVLASVDLDQEVGPAAEDLMAQVVAAFRDLLASVGRSPDAVRAVGLSIPGTVDFDRGASLDSPIMAGWDGVELAPFLRPLTAAPVFVDNDANVMALSERRGHLERHRDLIFVKASTGIGVGIVSGGRLLRGASGAAGEIGHTKTSSAEGLPCRCGDTGCVEAVAAGWALVQTARERGHQVDHIRDVVRLAVVGDPDARHLVREAGRRIGEALASAVNLLNPEAVVVGGDLAQAYDTFVAGLRESVYSQASALATRELVIVPVTHGEQSGVVGCAAMAIREVLDSAAVDRALAHP; encoded by the coding sequence ATGTCGACCGCGTTCACGACGGGCCAGGGCCCGGCCACGCCGGGTCAGGTCTTCTCCCTGATCCGGGACGGCCGCGCGCTCACCCGCAGCGACGTGGGCCGGATCACCGGCCTGTCCCGCACCGCGGTCGCCGCCCGGCTCGGCGCGCTGCTCGGATCCGGGCTGGTCGTCGAGGGCGCCGAGCCCGACGATCGCGGCCCGTCCACGGGGGGTCGCCCGCCGGTGCACCTGCGGTTCAACCGGGCGGCCGGCGTGGTGCTGGCCGGCGCGATCGGTCGCAGCCGCACCCAGCTCGGGGTGTGCGACCTCGACGGTGCGGTGCTCGCGTCGGTCGACCTCGACCAGGAGGTCGGGCCGGCCGCGGAGGACCTGATGGCGCAGGTCGTGGCGGCCTTCCGGGACCTGCTGGCGAGCGTGGGGCGGTCGCCGGACGCCGTACGCGCGGTGGGGCTGTCGATCCCGGGCACCGTGGACTTCGACCGGGGCGCCAGCCTGGACTCGCCGATCATGGCGGGCTGGGACGGGGTCGAGCTGGCGCCGTTCCTGCGCCCGCTGACCGCCGCGCCGGTCTTCGTCGACAACGACGCCAACGTGATGGCGCTCTCCGAGCGGCGCGGGCACCTCGAGCGGCACCGGGACCTGATCTTCGTCAAGGCCTCGACCGGCATCGGGGTCGGCATCGTGTCCGGCGGCCGGCTGCTGCGCGGGGCGTCCGGCGCGGCCGGCGAGATCGGCCACACCAAGACCTCCTCGGCCGAGGGGCTGCCCTGCCGCTGCGGCGACACCGGCTGCGTCGAGGCGGTCGCCGCCGGCTGGGCACTGGTCCAGACCGCTCGCGAACGCGGCCACCAGGTGGACCACATCCGCGACGTCGTCCGGCTGGCCGTCGTCGGCGACCCCGACGCCCGGCACCTGGTCCGCGAGGCCGGCCGCCGGATCGGCGAGGCGCTCGCCTCCGCGGTCAACCTGCTCAACCCCGAGGCGGTCGTCGTCGGCGGCGACCTGGCGCAGGCCTACGACACGTTCGTGGCCGGGCTGCGGGAGTCGGTCTACTCCCAGGCGTCCGCGCTGGCCACCCGCGAGCTGGTGATCGTCCCGGTCACCCACGGCGAGCAGTCCGGCGTCGTCGGCTGCGCCGCGATGGCGATCCGCGAGGTCCTGGACTCCGCCGCCGTCGACCGCGCCCTCGCCCACCCCTGA
- a CDS encoding VOC family protein: MLRDSTTMSGFSVDDPEAARTFYEDTLGLRVEAGDGGFLRLKVADGRDVLVYPAPQHRPGSYTVLNFEVPDIEAAVRDLTARGVVFEKYAGTEMATDDLGVFRKGGPLIAWFTDPAGNVLSVLEQPDA; encoded by the coding sequence ATGTTGAGGGACAGCACGACGATGAGCGGCTTCTCCGTGGACGACCCGGAGGCGGCGCGCACGTTCTACGAGGACACCCTGGGCCTGCGGGTCGAGGCCGGCGACGGGGGCTTCCTGCGGCTGAAGGTCGCGGACGGCCGTGACGTGCTGGTGTACCCCGCGCCGCAGCACCGGCCGGGGTCCTACACCGTGCTGAACTTCGAGGTCCCGGACATCGAGGCCGCGGTGCGCGACCTGACCGCACGCGGCGTGGTCTTCGAGAAGTACGCCGGCACGGAGATGGCGACCGACGACCTCGGCGTGTTCCGCAAGGGCGGCCCGCTGATCGCGTGGTTCACCGACCCGGCCGGCAACGTGCTGTCGGTGCTCGAGCAGCCCGACGCCTAG
- the edd gene encoding phosphogluconate dehydratase: protein MNHMHPVVAEVTARIVERSRAERTAYLRRTDAAAQRGPTRGRLACANLAHGFAASGEVDKKALRGTVKPNVAIVSAYNDMLSAHQPFESFPAQMKKAVMRSGGIAQFAGGVPAMCDGITQGRDGMQLSLFSRDVIAMSTAIALSHDMFDATLMLGVCDKIVPGMLIGALSFGHLPTIFVPAGPMTSGLPNDEKARIRQEYAAGNVGREELLEAEAASYHSAGTCTFYGTANSNQMLMEVMGLHLPGASFVNPGTPLRAALTDAAAARATALTTWGEEYTPVGKIVDERAIVNGCVALLATGGSTNHTLHLVAIARAAGIILTWDDLSDLSAVVPLLARVYPNGKADVNHFHAAGGLAFTVHSLLKAGLLHDDVHTVAGHGLWRYTTEARLDGTGVTWEEGPKASHDTDVLRGADDPFSRDGGLRMLDGNLGRAVIKTSAVRPEHRQVKGPARVFEDQNDFLQAFQDGLLDDGDFVAVLRFQGPAANGMPELHKLTPALGVLQDRGQRVALVTDGRMSGASGKVPSAIHLTPEAAVGGPLARVQDGDLVTLDADAGVLELHVAPYDLDARAAAVPDDTLVFGTGRELFSSFRAAVGPADQGASVFPTATPLTENADD, encoded by the coding sequence ATGAACCACATGCACCCCGTCGTCGCGGAGGTCACGGCCCGCATCGTCGAGCGCAGCAGGGCCGAGCGCACGGCGTACCTCCGGCGCACCGACGCCGCCGCCCAGCGCGGACCGACCCGCGGCCGGCTGGCCTGCGCGAACCTCGCGCACGGCTTCGCCGCCTCGGGCGAGGTGGACAAGAAGGCCCTGCGCGGCACGGTGAAGCCGAACGTCGCGATCGTCTCCGCCTACAACGACATGCTCTCGGCGCACCAGCCGTTCGAGTCGTTCCCCGCGCAGATGAAGAAGGCGGTGATGCGCTCCGGCGGCATCGCCCAGTTCGCCGGCGGGGTGCCTGCCATGTGCGACGGCATCACCCAGGGCCGCGACGGCATGCAGCTGTCGCTGTTCAGCCGCGACGTGATCGCGATGTCCACCGCGATCGCGCTCTCCCACGACATGTTCGACGCGACGCTGATGCTCGGCGTCTGCGACAAGATCGTCCCCGGCATGCTGATCGGCGCGCTGTCCTTCGGGCACCTGCCGACGATCTTCGTGCCGGCCGGCCCGATGACCTCGGGCCTGCCGAACGACGAGAAGGCCCGGATCCGCCAGGAGTACGCCGCCGGCAACGTCGGGCGCGAGGAGCTGCTCGAGGCCGAGGCCGCCTCCTACCACTCGGCGGGCACCTGCACGTTCTACGGCACCGCGAACTCCAACCAGATGCTGATGGAGGTGATGGGCCTGCACCTGCCGGGTGCGAGCTTCGTGAACCCCGGCACCCCGCTGCGGGCCGCGCTCACCGACGCCGCCGCCGCGCGCGCCACCGCCCTGACCACCTGGGGCGAGGAGTACACCCCGGTCGGGAAGATCGTCGACGAGCGCGCGATTGTCAACGGCTGCGTGGCGCTGCTCGCCACCGGCGGGTCGACCAACCACACGCTGCACCTGGTCGCGATCGCGCGGGCCGCCGGGATCATCCTGACCTGGGACGACCTGTCCGACCTGTCGGCCGTCGTCCCGCTGCTGGCCCGGGTCTACCCCAACGGCAAGGCCGACGTGAACCACTTCCACGCCGCCGGCGGGCTGGCGTTCACCGTGCACTCGCTGCTCAAGGCGGGGCTGCTGCACGACGACGTGCACACGGTCGCCGGCCACGGCCTGTGGCGCTACACCACCGAGGCCCGGCTCGACGGCACCGGCGTGACGTGGGAGGAGGGCCCCAAGGCCAGCCACGACACGGACGTGCTGCGCGGCGCGGACGACCCGTTCTCCCGCGACGGCGGCCTGCGGATGCTGGACGGCAACCTCGGCCGCGCGGTCATCAAGACCTCCGCGGTCAGGCCGGAGCACCGGCAGGTCAAGGGGCCGGCCCGGGTCTTCGAGGACCAGAACGACTTCCTCCAGGCGTTCCAGGACGGGCTCCTCGACGACGGCGACTTCGTGGCCGTGCTGCGCTTCCAGGGCCCGGCCGCCAACGGCATGCCCGAGCTGCACAAGCTCACGCCGGCGCTCGGCGTGCTGCAGGACCGCGGCCAGCGGGTCGCGCTGGTCACCGACGGCCGGATGTCCGGTGCGTCCGGCAAGGTGCCCTCGGCGATCCACCTCACCCCCGAGGCGGCCGTCGGCGGTCCGCTCGCCCGCGTCCAGGACGGCGACCTGGTCACCCTCGACGCCGACGCCGGGGTGCTCGAGCTGCACGTCGCGCCGTACGACCTCGACGCCCGTGCCGCCGCCGTCCCCGACGACACGCTGGTGTTCGGCACCGGCCGCGAGCTGTTCTCGTCCTTCCGCGCCGCCGTCGGGCCCGCCGACCAGGGCGCGAGCGTCTTCCCCACCGCCACCCCTCTCACGGAGAACGCCGATGACTGA
- a CDS encoding XdhC family protein: MSANREQPWSDDVPEQGRVVVVTDNPIGRAVVAIAQVVGRRTVLLPDEDVDPTPAQWLAEHPLEEADAFVMCDHDTPGMEALLRQALAGRAGYVAMMGSRRRAEGVFAALDAELDAATLARLHVPAGLNTGGKAPGEIALSVVAELVAVSHGRDGGPMTSR, translated from the coding sequence ATGAGCGCGAACCGTGAGCAGCCCTGGTCCGACGACGTCCCGGAGCAGGGCCGGGTCGTGGTGGTCACCGACAACCCGATCGGCCGCGCGGTCGTCGCGATCGCGCAGGTCGTGGGCCGCCGGACCGTGCTGCTGCCGGACGAGGACGTCGACCCGACGCCCGCGCAGTGGCTCGCCGAGCACCCGCTCGAGGAGGCCGACGCGTTCGTGATGTGCGACCACGACACGCCGGGCATGGAGGCCCTGCTGCGCCAGGCGCTGGCCGGGCGGGCCGGCTACGTCGCGATGATGGGCAGCCGGCGCCGGGCCGAGGGCGTCTTCGCCGCGCTGGACGCCGAGCTGGACGCCGCGACGCTGGCCCGGCTGCACGTCCCGGCCGGCCTGAACACCGGCGGCAAGGCACCCGGTGAGATCGCGCTGTCGGTGGTCGCCGAGCTCGTCGCCGTCTCGCACGGCCGCGACGGCGGCCCGATGACCTCGCGCTAG